The window GAACTGCCAAAATCCCATACGGCATCGCCGAATCAACCACCACATCAACGTGATTTGACCCGACCTTCGCAACCATTCGCAACGAATCAGTTGCCTCGCAGATTTCCACACAGAAATCAGGCGAGACAGCAGCATACTGCCCCGTGTACGGAACCAGTTCTAATTCGTCAATCAAACAGTATTGTTCGCTAAGCTCACAAATTTCCATAGAAACCCTTATCGTCGCCACCAGCGTACCGTGGTTTGTTCCGACGCTTTCCTCGTCGGAGCAACAACAGACAATCGGGGATTAGTCACCCCGGTACACTCTCTCCCTACCACACAGGTAGGTAAGCACGCACATAGGGACTCTCTCCCCCACCCGTGCTTTACTCGAACATTTCAGGATCGTACGTAGACTCGTCGTTATTGATCAAATCACCGAGCGCACCCGCCAGCGAATCCATAACATCCGTTCGATCCTTCACCTGCTCGTCTTTCTTCTGTGCCTTCCGCGTGATTCCAAGCGACTCTTTGATCGTATCGATTAGGCGGATCTGCGACTGGTGATCCTTGATCAGACGATTGGAAACCTCCTTTGTCTCAAGAAGCTCACCCTTCGCATCGTAGACCCCCTCAGTCGTCACCTCAGTATTCGCCAAGATGTAATCAGACGAACGAGCCTGCCGGACGATCTCGATCGCCAACGTATCGAACGAATGACCCGCCGCCGGATCACTTTCGAGGTCAATATCATAGACCTCGGGCCACGTCATAATCCAATCGAGGAGATCCTGTTCCTCGTCGGTCAATGTTTCCCGGATCGTCTCAGGTAACGCGTACATAGAATGTTTGAGCGGGGCGTGCTTGTCCAAATTCTCAAGCGTCGGCTTCGCAAACGCCCCGTGGAAGCGACACCGATCTCGATTTCCATCCTTTGCAACCCGATTTTGGCAATAACGTTGCGGGCCGTCGTACTCCACAGGCTGCCTCCCAATGCGAGCAAGACAATACGCCTCCTCGAACGGAATCGCAGACTCCCGGAACTTCGGCGACTTCAGGTACTCAACCTTCAACTCGCCCAACTGCTGCTCATCGGCCCCACTAACCTCCTGTGAAGCCATACGCTATCCCAACTCAGGCCGAATGAAGATTTCAAGCGGCTCAGACGGAAACGTCTCCGGGAAGCCGTCACTGTACGTCACCTCAAACTCCGCGAGGAACACACCGGCCGTATCCGTATCACCAGCACGCCACTGATACGCCACCTTTCCCGCCGTCGCATCGAGAATCGACGCCGACTCGTTGACCTTCACCGCATCCGACCCACGAGCCTTCATATGAAACTCAACGGTTGCATCCGTCAGATCAACAGCCGCGCCGTCTTCGTCCCTACAGAAGCCGACAAGCGCCGGATAACGGTCATTCTGTGTGATTTTGTAGTCAACCATTGAGATCAGAGATCAGAGAAAATTGTCGTTCGTACTATCCAACTCGAAGCCATTACCGCCCGAATTATCCACCGATAACCCGTTTTCACCGGAATTGTCCACCGAAATCGACGAATTACCCGTCTCGCTCATCCGAAGGAACAAGAACAGGACGTTCTCGGCAGAAAGGGGGGCCACAAGTCCGCTCAGAGCCGCCAAATCGACGCCTACCGAGCGCGGAGCCACAGAGCTACCTACTGAAGACGACCCGAGACGCCCCGAAATGGAAGCTAAATCGGCTGAAACCGCCCCCGGAGACGCGCTCCACGCACCGCTTTCCGACCCCACAGACACGAGATCGAGCATCGCAACCATCGCGAGAACCACACCGAGGTCAAACGACCCCGCAGATGCGGACAGTGAACCGAGATCAGCCGAAACAGGCCCCGGAACCGCACCCGGAGAGGCCGGACTCGTTGGAAGATCCCCCGAAGATAGTGTTCGAGCCACCGGGCCAGCACTCGCACTCGGCGAGCTGATCGACGAGACAATCGACGCCACTCCAACAGCACTCGATACAGCGCCCACAATCGCCCCGAGATCGGCCGGAGAGCCCACCACACCTAATGACTCAAGGGCAGCATACACCGCCTCAGATGAGCCGATAGCGCGAGGGATCGCGACAAATCCCACCGAATCCACCGTCGCGGCGGTCGGACCCACGATCGATGACACCGAAACTGGTATTGCGCCCACAGTCGCTACTTCAAGGGGCGGCGAGACAGGAGCCAATAGTATATTGGGATCGGTCCCTGCTGACGTTATTGACGGTCCCTCCACCGCCGCACTCACCGCTCCCGGAGCAACCCCGATAATTGTAGGAGTACCCGAAGCACTCACACTCCCAAGCTGCGGCGCGACCGGACCAGCACTCGCAGTCATACCACTCGGAGCCGACGCGACCGAGCTTACCTCCATAGATGCACTCACCGCGCCCGGAGACGCCCCGAGATCGCTCTCCGCCGACGGTGAATCCACTCTGTCAATCGTCGCAGCAACCGCACCAGCGGAAGCCGAGACGCTGTAGGTCGCACCCGACACGTTCATCGTCGCCAGCGTAGCCGAAACCGACGAAACTGCGGTCCCATCGTACGCCGTCAGATCAGCAACCTCCTGATTCGTCAGAACGTCGCTGTAGACCCGAGCGTCGTCAACGCGACCGCCATTTTTGATGTAGCGGTCAGTCCCTTTCTCAGACCCAAATCGAAGCGGTGCAGTTGCGCCGCCGATTGTCGTCTCCGTGTTGGTCCCGTAGGAAACGCCGTCAACCCATAGCTCGAATGTCGAGCCGTTGTAGGTCACAATGATCGTCTGCCACGTATTCAGCGTCGGAGCCGGACCCTCAACCGTCACCGCGTTAGAACCAACGCGGACTTGGATCAGGCCATCCCACTCAACCAGCCAAAACGCCCGATCAGAGTAGCTAACGTTCTTACACGCAATCGTCTGAATATCGGTCGTCCCGGTCGTGGTCGTCGTCAGATACGATCTGATCGCAAACGTCCACGGGGCCGAGTCGATCGTCGCGTGGTCGCCCGCATCAATGTGAGACGATCCATCGAACTGCGCCGCTCCGTCAATGTAGCCGCCAGAAACGAGCGACGTTCCGTTATTCGTCGCATCGTACGTTCCGACTGAATCTGTGTATCCCGAGTCAAACTTCCACTTCGACGCAAGTGCACGAGTAACATCATCCGTCGGTGGCGCTGGTACCGACCCGGACACATCGTACGCCGTGACCGACGCCGACGCAACACCAAGTGTGGCCGACTGCGGACCACCGCCCTGCGTCGGCCCGGCTATGTCATCAAAATAGAACTCAGCCGGATCGTTGTTGGTTTGGGCGTAAATACCGATTCCGCCGCTTGAATATGCCGTATCAGTACCCGAAACCGACGCCTGAAGAACCTCAGAAGAATCGTAGAGATTAGCGGTGAATCCACCGGCCCCATCCCCAACGATCTCTAATTTAATCCACGAGTTGTACGGTAATGAGCCACCAGACCACCCAAGAAACGAAATCGACCCGTTGGTGTATTTGTATAACTCAAGCCCATCTGAGCCAATCGATGCAGAATACTCGTTTCGCTGCGACGAAGTGTCGTTCTGTACGCAAATCCTGAAATTTACTCTATGCCCTCCGGTTGCGTAAATCCAAGAAGACGCAGTGTCAGCGTTCGTGACAGTGAGATCCATCCGCTCTGCGAGCGCGCTATAGAATCCACCAATGAGGTCCCACTCACCCGAAAACGCCCCGTTCCGAGCCTGCGTGGTGCTTGCGGATAGAAGATAGGCTTTACCGCCGACCCAATCGTATACGTCACCATCTTCAAAGTCTACAAGAACGGGCATCTACTCACTCAGTCAGAAATTTAGAGAACATCAGCGCCCAATCTCGGGCAGAAATATCAACCGGCAGCATATTCGTCGCGTTCAGCGCGTTCTCGACCGCAGCAGGGTAGATCCTGAACGCGTCGGACTGCTGTTCAAGCTGATCTAACGCAACGTCGTCGGCGTCGTCAACGAACACACGAACAGCGTGATAGTCGCCCGTTGCGTGCGAGATCGCCTCCCCACCGTACCACTTTACGACACGGGAGTCATCGACGTACTTCGGTCGCTGCGGGTCATCTTCCGTACCAGCACCAACTTCGGGAACGATGAAGAAACCAGAAACAAGGGCCATTTAGCTCACCCGAGCGTCAGCAAGCCAGAAGCATTGATCGTCAACGTCACGTCGCCACCATTCGTCGGTAGCGGGAAATCAGCCGACTCGTACCATCCCACAACAGGGCTATCCGAATCAGTCGTGACCTCCTTGTAGATCAGAACACCCTGAATCGTCCCCGCATCGAGGCCCGTATAGGAGAGATCGTCGGCATCGACCACTCCCTGATCGTTCGTGTTGTCCGTGGAAACAGAGACATTCAGCGTTTTTCGTGTGTAACCCGTACCAGACATTTCATTCGCCACAGCCGTCACATCGTCAACGTAGATGTGAGTGTCAATATCAGGCGTGTAGGCCGCAGAATCGTCGATAATGAGTGCCCGAATCGTATCTGTATCGAGGTCAACACCGCCATTCAGCAGAAGCGTCTTGAAATTATTGTATAGAGTAGTAGCCATAATAGCACCCAAAATCGCATAGAAGCAGACCGCTCAGCCCGGACCCCGTAATATATCCTCCCGCAATCGATTTTCCACAATCGTAGCGGCTAACCAGTACGATCTAATCAAAAAGCGGACTGAGAAAACCAACAGTAGTCGTCAACCTCGATGGGCAAGATCACCGAACGGCCTCATCACTACCGAGGTAACCCGACCAAGATAACCACAAAGAGAATCCAAAACACAGTGGAACGTCAGAGCCAAAAACTGAAAGAGATAGAGAGATCCGGCCCCGAAGCTACCCACTAAAGAGAGCAGATAGTAGAGGATGAGCTGTTTGCTTCCAACTTCCTCTACCCCTATTAGGATACAACGGTATATATACCCGGTGCGGGATTTAAATACTCAATCGCTTAGACGCCCGAAAACGACCGATCTGAGAAGGTTCTCATCCCACCGGGTATTTAATTGTTTCGTAAAAAAGCGCGCTCGATGAATAGAGCAGCCGTGGCAAATACACCCCACACAGGGCGTTATATAACACTTCTCGCATCGATTATTTCACTATCTCATAGATGAATCAGTCGGGGGAGTTTACGTGCTAATTTATCCAAGTAGACTATGTCAGATCTTTCGAGATCACGCTTTCGTACTCATCAATGAGACTGCGGATACACGCGGCAATGTCGGCGTAGACAGTGTCAAATACCGACGAAGAGTTTCCATTCGGGTCGGGTAGTTGCATTGTAGATCCCGGTTCAAAAATTCGCAGAAGAAACATTCGGTCAATTGCCTGTGGAAAGTGAGTCGTGAAATTGTGATAATTTCGATAGTCCATCAAAAAAATAAGGTCAGCAGCTTCGATGATTGCATCAGTAGCTTTGACTGACCGATGGTCGGTGAGGTCAATATCGAAGGCTTCGGCGGCACTTTGTGCATTCCTCGGTGAACGGGGATTGTTCATATCGACAAATCCGGCTGAACTAACGTTGAGCGTATTGATTCCACGCGAAGACAGTTCCTTTCGGGCGTATCGTTCTGCAAAGGGACTTCGGCAAATGTTCCCGTGGCAGAGGAACAGTACTTCTTGAGAAGAGCGTAGTTGTTGAACCGCATCGTGACGGCGACGGGTTCGAGCAAAGGGAGTTACGTGGAGATCGTTCCAATAGTACGCGGCAATCGCACGCCTATTGAGGACTGTCCAAGCGTGCTGTGGTGCCAACCGTATCAAGTCAGTCAGTGATTTACTGCGGACTCTCGTTAGAAACTCCGACAACGTAGGCACACACACAGATCGATACTCAGATAGTTAGTAAAGAGGCAGTTACCCCATTCTGCAACGGTATCAACTGCACTGAGCGATTCCCGTGTAGGTGTGGGAAGTCTTCTACGATATACACTCACGCACCCGCCCATACAAACTCCCGAAAATCCCAAAAAATTCTGAGCAGCTTACCTCCCTCTACACGCGCCCCTCTGCTGATCGTGTCGTAACCCCATCCCTCTCGAATCCGGATCACTCTTTCTCGGCCGGATCTCCCGGATCACTCGCCCGGCACCGACGAAACCATACCCGGCACACGTCGACCGGCCGCCTTTCCGATTCCCACGGCCGACTCTCCCGGATCGAACCGACCAGATCACTCTTGACCGGATCGATCGCCCGACACTCGGCACACGTCGATCAGATCACACACAGTCTCGATCAGATCACACAGTCGAACAGATCGAATCTACCCCTAACCGCCCGGATTGATTCGGTCGCTCTGTGTCTATGGTATCACTATCGGGAGATCGTAGGGTGCAGAGAATTTCCGGCTTAGAGGGTAAGTCTCTCTCCCTCTCCCGGCACCAGTGACTACCCTTTGGTAGCGGATTCAGAGTGTCCGCTTCGATTCGCGCGTATGAGCCTGCGGAAAAGCACTTGCCCGGCGAAAAGCCGTCGGCACACACCACACGGCCGAATAGTGATAACTCTCCAGTTTCATTGACACTATCTGAGTCAAAACCGTTACACTGCGTTAACTTAGTATATATACAGATCAAAATAGAAAACTATAATACTAACCAAGTGGTTCAGTTGTATGTTGCTCGGCGAGGGTGACAGGGTGCTCGAATCGATCGGGTATCCTCCGAAAAGTAGGATGGCAAAACGGCACCGGGAGATACGCAGCTAAGGCCCGTGAACCGGAGTATTCGGCAAAAAAGCTCCGGGCAATATGATCCACTGCTCCGCGAGGAGTACGGAGTTAACATACTCCCTCGGATTCAAAGGTCGACCGAAACCACCGGCACCGGCCGGATATAACGGAACCGTGCAAAAGTGCTACCTTTGTCATTCAGTAGCAAGCAAGCCGAACTATTCGAGCGTAACCGAACGGGAGGCATACGTGGGGAACCTCAGTTATTCAAAAGGCCCGCGTATGTGTGCTGCTCAGTAGGTGCCGAGCCTTAGACTAAGTGCTACAGGTAGGGGTTAACCGCCCTGCGAGGATAGTTATGTGTGTGTTGGTACGGCCGGGATAAATCCCGATTCTACCCATACCGGGCGTTTTGCGTCTGGTATCGGTCGAAGCCGACGGTATTCGGCCGGGAGACACATACCGCTGATTTACAGGATAGTTCGGGCGTAAATGTCGTGATTCACTTAGAATTAGCTGCTATACCGGCGTATCCCTACGGATTGACTATCCGGGATACGTACGTGATACTGCCTCTCATACGTCACTATCCGAAGTCGGCGTAAAACAACGTGTGTGAGTCTCTGACTCATATACGTGTGTACGTAGGGCGGAATGGTAAACGAAAAGACACTATCTGTCGTTCGTCCGTACCTACAGGCACCGTTAACGGCGTTT is drawn from Halobellus limi and contains these coding sequences:
- a CDS encoding arsenate reductase/protein-tyrosine-phosphatase family protein — its product is MCVPTLSEFLTRVRSKSLTDLIRLAPQHAWTVLNRRAIAAYYWNDLHVTPFARTRRRHDAVQQLRSSQEVLFLCHGNICRSPFAERYARKELSSRGINTLNVSSAGFVDMNNPRSPRNAQSAAEAFDIDLTDHRSVKATDAIIEAADLIFLMDYRNYHNFTTHFPQAIDRMFLLRIFEPGSTMQLPDPNGNSSSVFDTVYADIAACIRSLIDEYESVISKDLT
- a CDS encoding LamG-like jellyroll fold domain-containing protein translates to MPVLVDFEDGDVYDWVGGKAYLLSASTTQARNGAFSGEWDLIGGFYSALAERMDLTVTNADTASSWIYATGGHRVNFRICVQNDTSSQRNEYSASIGSDGLELYKYTNGSISFLGWSGGSLPYNSWIKLEIVGDGAGGFTANLYDSSEVLQASVSGTDTAYSSGGIGIYAQTNNDPAEFYFDDIAGPTQGGGPQSATLGVASASVTAYDVSGSVPAPPTDDVTRALASKWKFDSGYTDSVGTYDATNNGTSLVSGGYIDGAAQFDGSSHIDAGDHATIDSAPWTFAIRSYLTTTTTGTTDIQTIACKNVSYSDRAFWLVEWDGLIQVRVGSNAVTVEGPAPTLNTWQTIIVTYNGSTFELWVDGVSYGTNTETTIGGATAPLRFGSEKGTDRYIKNGGRVDDARVYSDVLTNQEVADLTAYDGTAVSSVSATLATMNVSGATYSVSASAGAVAATIDRVDSPSAESDLGASPGAVSASMEVSSVASAPSGMTASAGPVAPQLGSVSASGTPTIIGVAPGAVSAAVEGPSITSAGTDPNILLAPVSPPLEVATVGAIPVSVSSIVGPTAATVDSVGFVAIPRAIGSSEAVYAALESLGVVGSPADLGAIVGAVSSAVGVASIVSSISSPSASAGPVARTLSSGDLPTSPASPGAVPGPVSADLGSLSASAGSFDLGVVLAMVAMLDLVSVGSESGAWSASPGAVSADLASISGRLGSSSVGSSVAPRSVGVDLAALSGLVAPLSAENVLFLFLRMSETGNSSISVDNSGENGLSVDNSGGNGFELDSTNDNFL
- a CDS encoding BppU family phage baseplate upper protein, which produces MVDYKITQNDRYPALVGFCRDEDGAAVDLTDATVEFHMKARGSDAVKVNESASILDATAGKVAYQWRAGDTDTAGVFLAEFEVTYSDGFPETFPSEPLEIFIRPELG